One genomic segment of Hymenobacter psoromatis includes these proteins:
- a CDS encoding metal-dependent hydrolase has protein sequence MRGSAHLAIGLITGVAVAGLVPGVPFSLAGIALAGFSALAPDLDHPESRLSQRLGFAQGYVRWAFGGAALGLAAYAYLLLHPGPDQRLSYVAALAFGLLGVALHGGSARRLALLFTGLGTVLAGLYAHYLWLSLLGAFIALAPFTSHRSWTHTIWATIFWTYIGYLANHSLGWRGIAHYAGAGYASHLLADTLTKSGVRWLLPLTDFSFKVPILSTGTKSGNVLEATICLGYGLLVLGLVIGKVGF, from the coding sequence TTGCGCGGTTCTGCTCACCTGGCCATCGGCCTCATTACGGGCGTGGCGGTAGCGGGCCTGGTGCCCGGCGTGCCGTTTTCGCTGGCCGGCATTGCGCTGGCGGGCTTCTCGGCCCTCGCCCCCGACCTCGACCACCCCGAAAGCCGGCTTAGCCAGCGGCTGGGCTTCGCGCAGGGCTACGTGCGCTGGGCCTTCGGCGGGGCCGCGCTGGGGCTGGCGGCCTACGCCTACCTGCTGCTACACCCCGGCCCCGACCAGCGCCTGAGCTACGTGGCGGCCCTGGCCTTCGGGCTGCTGGGCGTAGCCTTGCACGGTGGCTCGGCCCGGCGGCTGGCGCTGCTCTTCACAGGACTGGGTACGGTGCTGGCCGGCTTATATGCGCACTACTTATGGCTCAGCTTATTGGGCGCGTTTATCGCGCTGGCGCCGTTCACCTCGCACCGCTCCTGGACGCACACCATCTGGGCCACTATCTTCTGGACCTACATCGGCTACTTGGCTAACCACAGCCTGGGCTGGCGCGGCATTGCGCACTACGCCGGGGCGGGCTACGCCTCACACCTGCTGGCTGATACACTTACCAAATCGGGGGTGCGCTGGCTGCTACCCCTCACCGATTTTAGCTTCAAGGTGCCAATACTTAGCACGGGCACTAAGTCGGGCAACGTGCTGGAGGCCACTATCTGCCTGGGCTACGGGTTGCTGGTGCTTGGTTTAGTGATAGGCAAGGTTGGGTTTTAA
- the mfd gene encoding transcription-repair coupling factor produces the protein MQVADFLRLYRLDAELQTLSARLLGAAQPADPGRPADDAARGGEVRVHLRGLVGSQDAVVAAAAAHFAHPNVFILHDKDEAALFMADLRHLLPDGPEALLFPSSYKRPYDFDETENANVLMRAEVLNQLNASRQASVATLGKAPLIVTYPEALSEKVINRQSLVKNTFSAMVGDKLDVSFLGELLAQYDFEKSDFVYEAGQYAVRGGIVDVFSYANELPYRLELFGDEIESIRTFNPETQLSVEPRPSVSIIPNVQTKLLQERRESFLEFLPRTSCLWVKDMRQTLDVVTELFDKAENNFKRLLEEASGMQIVSKPVDLFEGGRGLKKCLDEFAVVEFGKRFYFKNAQEFQFTAKPQPSFNKDFDRLLKNIRENKVREFTTIIAADSVRQADRLRTIFDELDPNVQFQHLLIALREGYIDEQLGLAVYTDHQLFERYYRAQETKKFSKKKALTLRELKTLQPGDYVTHQDYGIARFAGLTQVEINGHVQEAIRLIYRDDDVLTVSIHSLHKIAKYSGAEGSPPTMSKLGSAEWENKKKSVKKKVKDIAADLIRLYAKRKSAPGFAFSRDGFMQAELESSFIWEDTPDQAKATEDVKQDMQQPHPMDRLVCGDVGFGKTEVAIRAAFKAAADGKQVAVLVPTTILAMQHYKTFRDRLANLPVTVEYINRFKTTKQIKETMERVAAGKTDILIGTHALTNKKLQFKDLGLLIIDEEQKFGVKTKDKLKEIKVNVDTLTLSATPIPRTLHFSLMGARDLSVIATPPPNRQPVQTELHVFEETLIRDAIARELKRGGQAFFVHNRVSDIVEMAATIVRLVPDARVTVAHGQMEGGELEKRMMKFVEGEYDVLVSTNIIESGLDISNANTIIINRAHLTGLSDLHQMRGRVGRSNRKAYCYLLTPPVANLPSDARKRLNTLEEFSDLGAGFNVAMRDLDIRGAGNLLGGEQSGFINDLGYEAYHQVLDEAVQELKETEFRDLFLGEGADGTSQQRLQMAAGALSAPRETQIETDLPVLIPDTYVNNVSERLQLYAKLDRAQKPEELSKLVASMVDRFGPLPEQVQQLVDIVKLRWQASRLGLDKLTLKKETLRAYLPAGAGHEAYFQGEDFGRILNFVQTHPRTARMKDQKDKLQVTFDGIRGVGMAQRLLAELGAAEMALA, from the coding sequence TTGCAAGTAGCTGATTTTCTCCGCCTCTACCGCCTCGATGCCGAGCTGCAAACCCTGAGTGCCCGCCTGCTGGGCGCGGCCCAGCCCGCTGACCCCGGCCGCCCGGCCGACGACGCGGCCCGCGGCGGCGAGGTGCGCGTGCACCTGCGCGGCCTCGTGGGCTCGCAGGATGCGGTGGTGGCGGCCGCCGCCGCGCACTTCGCGCATCCCAACGTGTTCATTTTGCACGATAAGGACGAGGCCGCCCTGTTTATGGCTGACCTGCGGCACCTGCTGCCTGACGGGCCAGAGGCTCTACTATTCCCGTCATCGTACAAGCGGCCGTATGACTTTGATGAGACCGAAAACGCCAACGTGCTGATGCGCGCCGAGGTACTGAACCAGCTCAATGCCAGCCGGCAGGCCAGCGTAGCGACGCTGGGTAAGGCTCCGCTCATCGTTACCTATCCAGAGGCGCTTAGCGAAAAAGTGATAAACCGGCAGAGCCTGGTAAAGAATACATTTTCGGCAATGGTGGGTGATAAGCTGGACGTGAGTTTTCTGGGAGAGTTGCTGGCGCAATATGACTTTGAGAAGTCGGATTTCGTGTACGAGGCTGGGCAGTACGCGGTGCGCGGCGGCATCGTGGACGTGTTCAGCTACGCCAATGAGCTGCCCTACCGGCTGGAATTATTCGGGGATGAAATTGAGAGCATTCGGACGTTTAATCCCGAAACGCAGCTCTCGGTGGAGCCGCGCCCCTCGGTGAGTATTATCCCGAACGTGCAAACCAAGCTGCTACAAGAGCGACGCGAGTCATTTCTGGAATTCCTGCCGCGCACCAGCTGCCTGTGGGTCAAGGATATGCGCCAGACGCTGGATGTGGTGACGGAGCTGTTCGACAAGGCCGAGAACAATTTCAAGCGCCTACTGGAGGAGGCTAGCGGGATGCAAATCGTGTCCAAGCCAGTTGACCTGTTTGAGGGGGGTAGGGGCCTGAAAAAATGCCTGGACGAGTTCGCGGTGGTGGAATTCGGCAAGCGATTTTACTTTAAAAACGCGCAGGAATTCCAGTTTACGGCCAAGCCGCAGCCGAGCTTCAACAAAGATTTTGACCGGCTACTGAAGAATATCCGGGAGAACAAGGTGCGCGAATTCACCACGATAATCGCGGCCGACTCCGTGCGGCAGGCCGACCGGCTGCGCACGATTTTTGACGAGCTGGACCCTAACGTGCAGTTTCAGCACCTGCTCATTGCCCTGCGCGAAGGCTACATTGATGAACAGTTGGGCCTGGCAGTTTATACTGACCATCAGCTCTTTGAGCGCTACTACCGGGCGCAGGAAACCAAGAAGTTTTCCAAGAAAAAGGCCCTGACGCTGCGCGAGCTGAAGACCTTGCAGCCTGGCGACTACGTGACGCACCAGGACTACGGCATCGCGCGCTTCGCGGGGCTCACGCAGGTGGAGATAAACGGGCACGTGCAGGAAGCGATTCGGCTGATTTACCGGGATGACGATGTGCTGACGGTTAGCATTCACTCCCTGCACAAGATTGCCAAGTACAGTGGCGCGGAGGGCTCGCCGCCCACCATGAGTAAGCTCGGCTCGGCGGAGTGGGAGAACAAGAAAAAGTCGGTTAAGAAGAAGGTCAAGGACATTGCGGCCGACCTTATCCGCCTGTATGCCAAGCGGAAGAGCGCGCCGGGCTTCGCCTTCTCGCGGGATGGTTTTATGCAGGCCGAGCTGGAATCGAGCTTCATTTGGGAGGATACGCCCGACCAGGCCAAGGCTACCGAAGACGTGAAGCAGGATATGCAGCAGCCCCACCCGATGGACCGGTTGGTGTGCGGCGACGTGGGCTTCGGCAAGACCGAAGTGGCCATTCGGGCGGCCTTCAAGGCGGCGGCCGATGGTAAGCAAGTGGCTGTCTTAGTGCCGACTACGATTTTGGCGATGCAGCACTACAAGACCTTTCGCGACCGGCTGGCCAACCTGCCGGTGACGGTGGAGTACATCAACCGCTTCAAAACGACCAAGCAGATAAAGGAGACGATGGAGCGCGTGGCGGCGGGCAAGACGGATATTCTCATTGGTACTCACGCCTTGACCAATAAAAAGCTGCAATTCAAGGATTTGGGTTTGCTCATTATTGACGAGGAGCAGAAATTTGGGGTGAAAACCAAGGACAAGCTCAAGGAAATCAAGGTGAACGTGGACACGCTCACGCTCTCGGCCACGCCGATACCGCGGACGTTGCACTTTTCGCTGATGGGCGCGCGCGATTTGAGCGTCATTGCTACCCCCCCGCCCAACCGCCAGCCGGTGCAAACCGAGCTGCACGTGTTTGAGGAAACCCTCATCCGCGACGCCATTGCGCGGGAGCTGAAGCGGGGTGGGCAGGCGTTTTTCGTGCATAACCGCGTCAGCGACATCGTGGAGATGGCGGCTACCATCGTGCGGCTGGTGCCCGATGCCCGCGTGACCGTGGCGCACGGCCAGATGGAGGGCGGGGAGCTGGAAAAGCGCATGATGAAGTTCGTGGAGGGCGAGTACGACGTACTGGTTTCGACCAACATTATCGAGAGCGGGCTGGATATTTCCAACGCTAACACCATCATTATCAACCGGGCGCACCTTACGGGCCTCTCCGACCTGCACCAGATGCGGGGCCGGGTAGGGCGCTCGAACCGCAAGGCGTACTGCTACCTGCTGACACCGCCCGTGGCTAACCTGCCTTCTGATGCCCGCAAGCGCTTGAATACCTTGGAGGAATTTTCGGACCTGGGCGCGGGCTTCAACGTGGCCATGCGCGATTTAGACATTCGGGGGGCGGGTAATTTGCTGGGCGGTGAGCAGTCGGGCTTCATCAACGACTTGGGCTACGAAGCCTACCACCAGGTGCTGGACGAGGCGGTGCAGGAATTGAAGGAAACCGAGTTTCGGGACCTGTTTCTGGGCGAAGGCGCGGACGGCACCAGCCAGCAGCGCTTGCAGATGGCGGCCGGCGCGCTCAGTGCCCCGCGCGAAACGCAGATTGAAACCGACCTGCCGGTCTTAATTCCGGATACTTACGTCAATAACGTGTCGGAACGCTTGCAGCTTTACGCCAAGCTCGACCGGGCGCAGAAACCTGAGGAGCTAAGTAAGCTGGTGGCCAGCATGGTTGACCGCTTCGGCCCGCTACCCGAGCAGGTGCAGCAGCTCGTGGACATTGTGAAGCTGCGCTGGCAGGCCAGCCGCCTGGGCCTGGATAAGCTGACGCTCAAGAAGGAAACCTTGCGCGCCTACCTGCCCGCCGGGGCCGGGCACGAGGCATACTTCCAGGGTGAGGATTTTGGGCGCATCCTCAACTTCGTGCAGACTCATCCGCGCACGGCCCGCATGAAGGACCAGAAGGACAAGCTGCAAGTGACCTTCGACGGTATTCGGGGGGTAGGGATGGCGCAACGGCTGCTGGCCGAGCTGGGAGCCGCCGAAATGGCGCTGGCGTAG
- a CDS encoding TonB-dependent receptor plug domain-containing protein: MRVKFKGKEKIIGALGLAGALGLLAFRNPADGNPVQVLAEKLSAYYITLRPEKAYLHLDRPAYGTGETIWFSAYVVDALRHQPDTLSKVLHVDLLSPQRLVVARRTLRLAGGRGYGDIELGDTLAAGTYLLRAYTDWMRNAGNGEYFFERQLQVWPAAPNQPDAPDAGPALAISRTAPKTPVGKPDVQFFAEGGNLVAGLPATVGFKAQAASGRSIAVSGQLFDEQNKSVGAAFSSQHGGMGRLSFTPAAGHHYHARVKLPDGSSTDFPLPAAQPTGYGLRVLDAGDSYTVEARYQGTPGAPVPGPVMLLTEVRGYIVGLVPRPITDDGAPVTWKLVKSRYPNGILHITLFDAQSTAQAQRLAFVLNGLPALRVTLTPDKAAYAPHDPVHVKVQVTDATGQPAAAHLSVTVAEAGAAALDPNGGNVATSLLLTSDLAGYVENPGYYFQTPTPEITLALDNLLLTQGWRRYVWKEVLSPTPPPLVYGAEQGITLAGQVTGAGHQGLANAQLTFIQSKPNRSVLTASTETNGRFRFTGFPGRDTAVITLQARRASGASNVVIRPDLGPPTFGAPLPPLPPLSAAPAGVADYLRRSRQQQVQERQNRPEGDIARNIKLGNVAVTGKKEVIPANDTRRLYPGVVANTLVDFTDIPAAQSGMSALQILQGRVAGLTISGSPPNMSIQIRNSGTPLFILDGQRTDAEFINTLQANQVEAVEVFKGPEAAIFGAGSSGGVIAIYTKRGNKNYKGDDSKTPTPGLITIRVPAYYRAQEFYQPRYGAPVMNAPTMDARRLTLFWDPQVSTGPNGQTEFLFYTADGSGNFQISTEGITLEGTPSRGSSTIYVAPKGR, encoded by the coding sequence ATGAGAGTGAAATTCAAGGGTAAGGAGAAGATAATCGGGGCGTTGGGCCTGGCCGGAGCGCTGGGCCTACTAGCCTTTCGCAACCCCGCCGACGGCAACCCGGTGCAGGTGCTGGCCGAGAAGCTAAGCGCCTATTATATCACGCTGCGGCCCGAGAAAGCCTACCTGCACCTTGACCGCCCGGCCTACGGCACCGGCGAAACCATCTGGTTCAGCGCCTACGTAGTGGATGCCCTGCGCCACCAGCCCGACACGCTCAGTAAGGTGCTGCACGTGGATTTGCTCTCGCCCCAGCGCCTGGTAGTGGCCCGCCGCACGCTGCGCCTGGCGGGTGGCCGCGGCTACGGCGATATCGAGCTGGGCGATACCCTGGCCGCCGGCACCTACCTGCTGCGCGCCTACACCGATTGGATGCGCAACGCGGGCAACGGCGAGTATTTCTTCGAGCGGCAGCTGCAAGTGTGGCCCGCCGCCCCCAACCAGCCCGACGCACCGGACGCCGGCCCAGCCCTGGCCATCTCCCGCACGGCTCCCAAAACCCCGGTGGGCAAGCCAGACGTGCAGTTTTTCGCGGAGGGCGGCAACCTGGTAGCGGGGCTGCCGGCCACAGTGGGCTTTAAGGCGCAGGCAGCCAGTGGGCGCAGCATAGCCGTCAGCGGGCAGCTATTTGATGAGCAAAATAAGTCCGTGGGAGCGGCCTTCAGCAGCCAGCACGGGGGCATGGGGCGGCTAAGCTTTACGCCCGCCGCCGGCCACCACTACCACGCCCGCGTGAAGCTGCCCGACGGCAGCAGCACCGACTTCCCCCTGCCCGCCGCGCAGCCCACCGGCTACGGCCTGCGCGTGCTCGATGCCGGCGACAGCTACACCGTGGAGGCCCGCTACCAGGGTACGCCCGGCGCGCCCGTACCCGGCCCCGTAATGCTGCTGACCGAGGTGCGCGGCTACATCGTGGGGCTGGTGCCCCGGCCCATTACGGACGACGGCGCGCCCGTGACTTGGAAGTTGGTGAAGTCGCGCTATCCCAATGGCATTCTGCATATTACGCTGTTTGATGCCCAGAGCACAGCCCAGGCCCAGCGCCTGGCTTTCGTGTTGAATGGGCTGCCCGCGTTGCGCGTAACTCTAACGCCTGATAAGGCCGCCTACGCCCCCCACGACCCGGTGCACGTGAAGGTGCAGGTGACCGATGCCACCGGCCAGCCCGCCGCCGCCCACCTCTCCGTGACGGTGGCCGAGGCCGGGGCCGCCGCCCTCGACCCCAACGGCGGCAACGTGGCCACTAGCCTGCTGCTGACCTCCGACCTGGCGGGCTACGTCGAAAACCCCGGCTATTACTTTCAAACCCCTACCCCCGAAATTACCCTGGCCCTCGACAACCTGCTGCTGACCCAGGGCTGGCGGCGCTACGTGTGGAAGGAGGTGCTGAGTCCTACCCCCCCGCCGCTGGTCTACGGGGCCGAGCAGGGCATTACGCTGGCCGGACAGGTAACGGGCGCGGGCCACCAGGGCTTGGCCAACGCCCAGCTTACCTTCATCCAGAGCAAGCCCAACCGCAGCGTGCTCACGGCCAGCACCGAAACCAATGGCCGCTTCCGGTTCACCGGCTTTCCGGGCAGGGATACGGCCGTGATAACCTTGCAGGCGCGGCGGGCCTCGGGGGCCAGCAACGTAGTGATTCGGCCCGACCTGGGGCCGCCCACTTTTGGCGCGCCCCTACCCCCCCTGCCGCCTCTAAGCGCCGCCCCAGCCGGCGTGGCCGACTACCTGCGCCGCAGCCGCCAGCAGCAGGTGCAGGAGCGCCAGAACCGCCCCGAAGGCGATATCGCTCGCAATATCAAGCTCGGCAACGTAGCCGTGACGGGCAAGAAGGAAGTTATTCCGGCCAACGACACGCGCCGCCTTTACCCCGGCGTGGTGGCCAATACGCTGGTTGATTTTACGGACATCCCGGCGGCGCAGTCGGGCATGAGCGCCCTGCAAATATTGCAGGGCCGGGTGGCGGGCCTCACCATCAGCGGCAGCCCGCCCAACATGAGCATCCAGATTCGCAACAGCGGCACGCCGCTCTTTATTTTGGATGGCCAGCGCACCGACGCAGAGTTTATTAATACTTTGCAGGCCAATCAGGTAGAAGCCGTAGAAGTATTCAAAGGACCCGAAGCGGCTATTTTCGGCGCTGGGTCCAGCGGCGGCGTTATTGCCATTTACACTAAGCGGGGCAATAAAAACTATAAGGGCGACGACAGCAAAACCCCTACCCCCGGCCTTATTACGATACGGGTGCCGGCCTACTACCGCGCCCAGGAATTTTACCAGCCCCGCTACGGCGCGCCGGTGATGAATGCCCCTACAATGGACGCGCGCCGCCTTACCCTTTTCTGGGACCCGCAGGTCAGTACCGGCCCCAACGGCCAGACTGAGTTCCTGTTTTACACCGCCGATGGCAGCGGCAACTTCCAGATTTCGACCGAAGGCATCACTCTAGAAGGCACGCCTAGCCGCGGCAGCAGCACCATCTACGTAGCGCCTAAAGGCCGATAA
- a CDS encoding DsbA family oxidoreductase yields MKIEIWSDVVCPFCYIGKRRLEHALGEFAHRADVQVQWKSFQLNPDFAPVPGESIHASLAQKKGVSEAEGRRMNDHMALVAQEVGLAYDFDRAVPANTFLAHQLIHFGAHHGRQDAAKERLMAAYYQEGRDLNNLDTLVNLAAEIGLDADAARQALLAGTYANEVRRDEYEAQQIGVRGVPFFVFEDKYAVSGAQPSAVFAEVLEKVWAENHPQAHPTVLADGPACGPDGCE; encoded by the coding sequence ATGAAAATTGAAATTTGGTCCGATGTCGTGTGCCCGTTCTGCTACATCGGCAAGCGCCGGCTGGAACACGCCCTGGGCGAGTTTGCCCACCGTGCCGATGTGCAGGTACAGTGGAAAAGCTTCCAGCTAAACCCCGATTTTGCGCCCGTCCCCGGCGAAAGCATCCACGCTTCGCTGGCCCAGAAAAAAGGCGTATCGGAGGCCGAAGGCCGCCGCATGAACGACCACATGGCGCTGGTAGCCCAGGAAGTGGGCCTGGCCTACGACTTTGACCGCGCCGTGCCGGCCAATACTTTTCTGGCGCACCAGCTCATCCACTTCGGGGCGCACCACGGCCGCCAGGATGCCGCCAAGGAGCGCCTCATGGCCGCCTACTATCAGGAGGGCCGCGACCTCAACAACTTAGACACGCTGGTAAACCTGGCCGCCGAAATCGGCCTTGATGCCGACGCCGCGCGCCAGGCGCTGCTGGCCGGCACCTACGCCAACGAGGTGCGGCGCGATGAGTACGAGGCGCAGCAAATCGGGGTGCGGGGCGTGCCGTTCTTCGTGTTTGAAGACAAATACGCCGTATCGGGGGCGCAGCCAAGCGCGGTCTTTGCCGAGGTGCTGGAGAAGGTATGGGCCGAGAATCACCCGCAGGCACACCCTACGGTATTGGCTGACGGCCCCGCCTGCGGCCCGGACGGCTGCGAGTGA